The Candidatus Poribacteria bacterium genome includes the window CGCCGCGGATCGCCTTCAATATGAAACTTTTCGCCGGCTCTATGCCACCTATAAGCTCGATGACCACATCTATCTCCGGATCGTTTAAAACCACCTCGGCATCGGTGGTCAGCATGGATCTATCGACCTGTATACCTCTGGGCGTCGAGATATCCAGATCGGCTATCCTGACGAGTCTGATAGGCACTCCCACCTTCTCCTCTATCAGATCGGGCCTTTCGAGCAATATCCTGGAGACCCCGACCCCGATGGTTCCCCATCCTATAAGACCGACCTTCACCTGTTTCACTTTACCCCTTCACCTCATACCTTAAGGTTTTGTCAGCACATATCTCTTGAACCCCAGATTTTCCCTCATCCTTTCGGCGAACTGTTTCGCTTCAGACCTGGTATTGAAGTATCCCACGAAAACCCTATGAAAATTATTTCGGTACTTCACCCTCGCCTCATATCCTTTCCCCCTTAACTCCTCAGCCAAGTTGGAGGCCCTTTCAGGTGAGATAAAGGCTCCCAATTGGATCGTGTAACCTTTACTTGCACTTGGAGGTTGGAGACGAGGTGTTACCTTCATCCCCTCACGTGGTTTCGGTTGTGCCGGTTGCTGAC containing:
- a CDS encoding SPOR domain-containing protein → MQIQTGKLSNGHLLGVIIAFLLAVLLSFEIGVRVGRMEDRTKSSAGTAISPPDQVPNLPVPARPTSTRQRAGQQPAQPKPREGMKVTPRLQPPSASKGYTIQLGAFISPERASNLAEELRGKGYEARVKYRNNFHRVFVGYFNTRSEAKQFAERMRENLGFKRYVLTKP